In a genomic window of Syntrophus gentianae:
- a CDS encoding ABC transporter permease, giving the protein MIEKQKNILEFALSSLLRRWKKNVALLFVYTFVVFIIASVIFFIEALKREAFLVLEGAPDVVVQRLVAGRHALVSCSHMEKLRSITGVSDVKGRLWAYYYEPSVRANYTLVVTPEASRQPGRVAIGAGVSRTLHADKGDLIEFRGHDGSYVSFEVARIFPSSSELVSADLVELSDEDFRSLFGLPDGSYTDIVLQVRNPKETITAAHKIRKLLPDTRPILREDMLRTYEALFDWRGGIVLAIFAGAGLAFLIFAWDKATSLSLDERREIGILKAVGWETSEVLAMKSWEGIAVSLTAFLIGASLAYIHVFFASGTLFEPVLKGWAVLYPRFCPVPFIDPYQIATLFFLTVAPYTVATVIPSWGAATIDPDTVMRQ; this is encoded by the coding sequence ATGATCGAAAAGCAGAAAAACATCCTTGAGTTTGCCTTGTCCTCCCTCCTGAGGCGTTGGAAGAAAAATGTGGCCCTTCTGTTCGTGTACACCTTTGTCGTCTTCATCATCGCATCGGTTATCTTCTTTATTGAAGCCCTCAAGCGGGAGGCCTTCCTGGTCCTCGAAGGAGCCCCGGATGTCGTTGTGCAGCGCCTCGTTGCCGGAAGGCATGCCCTCGTTTCCTGCAGCCACATGGAGAAGCTCCGATCGATAACGGGCGTATCTGACGTGAAGGGTCGTCTATGGGCTTACTACTACGAGCCGTCGGTGAGGGCTAACTATACCCTTGTGGTCACTCCCGAGGCATCCCGTCAGCCCGGCAGAGTCGCCATCGGCGCCGGCGTCTCCCGGACGCTTCATGCGGACAAAGGGGATCTCATCGAGTTTCGGGGCCATGACGGCTCCTATGTGAGCTTTGAGGTTGCACGGATCTTCCCCTCGTCATCGGAACTTGTCTCTGCCGATCTTGTCGAACTCTCCGATGAGGATTTCCGCTCTCTCTTCGGCCTGCCGGATGGTTCGTACACGGATATTGTGCTTCAGGTGAGAAACCCGAAAGAAACCATCACGGCGGCCCACAAAATCCGGAAACTCCTGCCCGACACGAGACCGATTCTCCGCGAAGACATGCTCAGGACCTACGAGGCCCTCTTCGACTGGAGAGGGGGAATTGTCCTGGCGATCTTCGCCGGCGCCGGACTGGCCTTTCTTATTTTCGCCTGGGACAAGGCAACAAGCCTATCCCTCGATGAGCGGAGAGAGATCGGTATTTTAAAGGCCGTCGGCTGGGAAACATCGGAAGTCCTTGCCATGAAGTCATGGGAGGGCATCGCCGTTTCCCTTACAGCCTTCCTGATCGGCGCTTCCCTGGCCTACATCCATGTCTTTTTCGCATCGGGAACCCTTTTTGAACCGGTTTTGAAGGGTTGGGCCGTTCTCTATCCCCGTTTTTGTCCCGTGCCCTTTATAGACCCGTACCAGATCGCCACGCTGTTCTTCCTGACGGTGGCGCCTTACACGGTGGCTACCGTCATTCCCTCCTGGGGGGCGGCAACGATCGATCCCGACACCGTCATGCGTCAATAG
- a CDS encoding ABC transporter ATP-binding protein codes for MITLQDITKIFNRGRPDEFTALSKVDLEIESCRLAVFRGPSGSGKTTLLSVVGCMTKPTAGRVFVQGREVTSLSERFLTDIRRHTFGFIFQQFHLLRGISALENVILPAYPSGEKLSVLKKRGKRLLDLLELSPRATASVEWLSGGEAQRVAIARALINDPFIVIADEPTAHLDTKLSRDFMAIMERLKSEGKTILVTSHDPLIYESATVDRVLDMRDGRILSERQGT; via the coding sequence CTGATTACCCTGCAAGACATCACCAAAATCTTCAACCGGGGAAGACCTGACGAATTCACCGCCCTGAGCAAGGTGGACCTTGAGATCGAATCCTGCAGGCTTGCCGTTTTCAGGGGTCCGAGCGGTTCGGGAAAGACGACCCTGCTGTCCGTTGTCGGCTGTATGACAAAGCCTACCGCGGGACGTGTCTTTGTCCAGGGACGGGAGGTAACGAGCCTGTCGGAACGTTTTCTCACGGACATCCGTCGCCATACCTTCGGGTTCATCTTTCAGCAATTTCATCTTCTCCGGGGCATCAGTGCCCTGGAAAATGTGATCCTGCCGGCCTATCCCTCCGGGGAAAAGCTGTCGGTTCTCAAGAAAAGGGGGAAGCGACTGCTGGATCTCCTGGAGCTTTCGCCAAGGGCAACCGCCTCCGTCGAGTGGCTCTCCGGTGGGGAAGCCCAGCGCGTGGCCATCGCCCGGGCGCTCATCAATGATCCCTTCATTGTCATAGCCGACGAGCCCACGGCCCACCTGGACACGAAGCTTTCCCGCGATTTCATGGCCATCATGGAACGGCTCAAGTCGGAGGGCAAGACAATCCTTGTAACGAGCCACGATCCCCTCATTTACGAATCCGCTACGGTGGATCGTGTTCTGGACATGCGCGACGGAAGGATTCTTTCGGAAAGGCAGGGGACATGA